The following are from one region of the Candidatus Amarolinea dominans genome:
- a CDS encoding carbohydrate ABC transporter permease: protein MTAKPASKQTFKSSRTDWGRIGAYAALVFFAIIYLGPLLMLINTSLKTLPEFMKNATSLSTSFNFKNFADAWTKASFPRYLTNTLIYTLSATTIYIATAVFVAFPISRGYVKGSKLLLTLFVIALFLPVALIPQFQLMLSVGLYNNPIGYIMLFLVNPIGIVILVNYIKTLPKELDEAAAIDGCSYFRFVTTVVFPLIQPAVATVAVLHAIGIWNELILPTIYLTNKNYYPITRGLIVFQGVYGSNWPTLAAAVLIMTLPMVIIFLVLQRYIVSGLTQGAVKG from the coding sequence ATGACCGCCAAACCTGCGTCCAAGCAGACGTTCAAATCGAGTCGCACTGACTGGGGGCGCATCGGCGCGTATGCGGCCCTGGTGTTCTTTGCCATCATCTACCTCGGCCCCTTGCTCATGCTAATCAACACGTCCTTGAAGACTCTGCCGGAGTTCATGAAGAATGCGACCTCGCTTTCCACTTCATTTAACTTCAAGAACTTCGCCGACGCATGGACCAAGGCCAGCTTCCCTCGCTACCTGACGAATACGCTGATCTATACGCTGTCTGCCACGACTATCTACATCGCTACAGCGGTCTTCGTTGCGTTTCCAATCTCGCGCGGTTATGTCAAAGGGTCCAAGCTCCTGCTCACCCTGTTCGTGATCGCTCTGTTCTTGCCCGTGGCGTTGATCCCTCAGTTTCAGTTGATGTTGAGCGTCGGGCTGTACAACAATCCTATCGGGTACATCATGCTGTTCCTGGTCAACCCGATCGGGATCGTCATCCTGGTCAACTACATCAAGACCCTGCCTAAGGAACTGGATGAGGCGGCTGCCATAGATGGCTGCAGCTACTTCCGTTTCGTGACCACGGTGGTCTTTCCCCTGATTCAGCCCGCGGTCGCGACGGTCGCCGTGCTGCACGCCATCGGCATCTGGAACGAGCTGATCCTGCCGACGATCTATCTGACCAACAAGAACTACTATCCCATCACACGCGGCCTGATCGTGTTCCAGGGCGTCTACGGCAGCAACTGGCCCACGCTGGCGGCCGCCGTGCTGATCATGACGCTGCCAATGGTGATCATCTTCCTGGTGCTGCAGCGCTACATCGTGTCGGGCTTGACGCAGGGCGCGGTCAAGGGCTGA
- a CDS encoding sugar ABC transporter permease yields the protein MVNYHFGRGRARWTPYLLLLPGILFYLLISLGPSLATAVYSFTDATGIKGAPIHWVGLANFKEFLFMGQASRDNYDALGRTLLFCFFVTSIQFVLGLVVALLVNQRLKGVNFFRTLYFLPVILGAVIQGLIWSLFLYPLGGPAARLLASLGLHSEFFGGQPSEAFAWVIAVQIWANLGTTMMIFISGLQTIPEELYEAARIDGASSWRVFKEVVWPLLTPVVNTNLLLNIIGSLQAWQLFLVLLGYRNGTQVLGYLIFAQGFGQTSGSTSSAFRQGYAAAASIVLFFLVLVIGMTVQTILRRREERILG from the coding sequence ATGGTCAACTATCACTTCGGTCGCGGCCGGGCCAGATGGACACCCTACCTCCTGCTTCTGCCAGGAATCCTTTTTTACCTGCTTATTAGCCTGGGGCCATCCCTTGCCACCGCCGTGTACTCGTTTACCGATGCGACCGGCATCAAAGGGGCTCCGATCCACTGGGTTGGGCTGGCAAACTTCAAAGAGTTCCTCTTCATGGGCCAGGCGTCGCGCGACAACTATGACGCCCTGGGCCGGACGCTGCTGTTTTGTTTCTTTGTGACCAGCATCCAATTTGTACTTGGCCTGGTCGTTGCGCTTCTCGTCAATCAGCGGTTGAAGGGCGTCAATTTCTTCCGCACGCTCTACTTCCTGCCTGTGATCCTGGGCGCAGTGATCCAGGGCTTGATCTGGTCGCTCTTCCTCTACCCACTGGGTGGCCCCGCTGCCAGACTGCTGGCATCGCTCGGTCTACATTCTGAATTCTTTGGTGGGCAGCCCAGCGAAGCCTTCGCCTGGGTCATCGCCGTGCAAATCTGGGCCAACCTGGGCACCACGATGATGATCTTCATCTCCGGTCTGCAGACCATCCCGGAAGAGCTGTACGAGGCGGCTCGCATTGATGGCGCCAGCTCATGGCGGGTCTTCAAAGAGGTCGTGTGGCCCTTGTTGACGCCGGTTGTCAACACCAATCTGCTCCTGAATATCATCGGCTCGCTGCAGGCGTGGCAGCTATTCCTGGTCCTCCTCGGTTACCGAAACGGGACCCAAGTCCTGGGCTATCTGATTTTCGCCCAGGGTTTCGGTCAGACATCGGGGAGCACCTCAAGCGCATTCCGGCAAGGCTATGCCGCGGCCGCTTCGATCGTTCTGTTCTTCCTGGTTTTGGTCATCGGCATGACTGTGCAGACTATTCTGCGGCGTAGAGAAGAGAGGATACTGGGATGA
- a CDS encoding extracellular solute-binding protein, translated as MNAFNEKFHAKYPNITIDMSVVNANDLSTVTQTRLAANDVDVVDMFGFANASQAYMKNVTPPNWQTLIEAGLLMDLTDQPFVKNYDASAIKDAGSYNGKVYEVNLGRVSYSGIYYNKDMFTANNVKVPTTWGELVTACETFKKANVPCMTAGGKDGWPIFVGAYGLIGAIYPDQAALVEGLWTGKIKWNDAKSLDMWTKMKTYTQDMMETGASGIAGDAAPGRFASGAVAMFPGGTWYASAIDTAQPTFKWGYIPFPGSDNADDNKYLFGKYDQGWAIAANTANKDASLKYLTEFSDSANYQAFANAVGFIPTQPSATLNTQIGTEVAPYLANFRVGYEQYWTAPKGAGQYANPYASYFKPFGTYDNPQELADKVQADLQSGLDANQ; from the coding sequence ATGAACGCCTTCAACGAGAAGTTCCACGCCAAGTATCCCAACATCACCATTGACATGTCGGTGGTGAATGCCAATGACCTGAGCACGGTCACCCAGACCCGCCTGGCTGCCAACGATGTGGATGTCGTGGACATGTTCGGCTTTGCCAATGCGTCCCAGGCCTACATGAAGAACGTGACACCGCCCAACTGGCAGACCCTGATTGAAGCTGGCCTGTTGATGGACCTGACCGACCAGCCGTTCGTCAAGAACTACGATGCGTCGGCGATCAAGGATGCCGGTTCTTACAACGGCAAGGTTTATGAAGTCAACCTCGGCCGCGTGTCCTACAGCGGCATCTACTACAACAAGGACATGTTCACCGCGAATAACGTCAAAGTCCCCACGACGTGGGGTGAGCTTGTGACGGCCTGCGAGACGTTCAAGAAGGCGAATGTTCCCTGCATGACCGCCGGCGGTAAAGACGGCTGGCCCATCTTCGTGGGCGCGTACGGCCTGATCGGCGCCATTTATCCCGACCAGGCGGCCCTGGTCGAAGGCCTGTGGACCGGCAAGATCAAATGGAACGACGCCAAGTCCCTCGATATGTGGACGAAGATGAAGACTTACACCCAGGACATGATGGAAACTGGCGCCAGCGGCATTGCGGGCGATGCGGCGCCTGGCCGCTTTGCCTCGGGTGCGGTCGCCATGTTCCCAGGCGGCACCTGGTATGCCTCTGCCATTGACACGGCGCAGCCGACCTTCAAGTGGGGCTATATCCCGTTCCCTGGCAGCGATAACGCCGACGATAATAAGTACCTGTTCGGAAAGTATGATCAGGGTTGGGCCATTGCCGCCAATACCGCTAACAAGGACGCCTCCTTGAAATACCTGACCGAGTTCTCTGACTCGGCGAACTACCAGGCCTTTGCCAACGCGGTTGGCTTCATCCCCACCCAGCCAAGCGCCACCCTGAATACGCAGATCGGCACGGAAGTCGCACCCTATCTCGCTAACTTCCGTGTAGGTTACGAACAGTACTGGACCGCACCGAAGGGCGCTGGTCAATATGCCAACCCGTATGCTTCGTACTTCAAGCCGTTCGGCACCTATGACAACCCCCAAGAACTCGCTGACAAGGTGCAAGCAGACCTTCAATCCGGGTTAGACGCGAACCAGTAG